The following are encoded in a window of Stegostoma tigrinum isolate sSteTig4 chromosome 40, sSteTig4.hap1, whole genome shotgun sequence genomic DNA:
- the LOC125447954 gene encoding matrix metalloproteinase-21-like: MQLLTFSSLLACFFCHLSTQERVFHERDHSDMKVAPHQAPMIDSQQSAQKFLARYGWMKPIDWEGRWLSDPAYEDPAPPDLSRLIQEDIEVPNQAKQQVESPAFTRALKAFQGMTGLPVTGILDPATREAMNSPRCGVPDHESARDTEGEGNQTAQGRMVSHTKRFLRHLFFRGPKARGRRREVADGNVSGLAFRKRRLKWRLLSEGYSTQLSVLEQRAAIRLAFRLWSEVTPIDFEEDQMSPASLLDITLAFGTGRHLGCSQAFDGAGQEVAHSWQRGAIHFDDDEHFTAASNNQGISLLRVAVHEVGHVLGLPHTYSRGSIMQPNYSAVGKGTELDWTDRKAIQQLYGVCEGPFDTVFDWVRRERGQDGKVTLAFNTYFFRDSWFWMYENRNNRTRYGDPLPICSGWHGIPTARIDAFVHVCTWPKDASYFFKGTRYWRYDNFNDRAYPEDSHGVRYPKLISSGFPGISGPINAAFFDRRDQCIYFFKNNQVTAFNVNTNMKVPGYPRRITDAFPALVPGDHPVSNLDAAYYSYTHRATFLFKGLYFWRAVNRRDRLSSPNLPYNGLQPKRKVSEQWLDICNVHPSAIA, encoded by the exons ATGCAGCTCCTCACTTTCTCTTCTCTGCTGGCCTGCTTCTTCTGCCACTTGAGCACGCAGGAGAGAGTCTTTCACGAGAGGGATCATTCTGACATGAAAGTGGCTCCTCATCAAGCTCCCATGATCGACAGCCAGCAATCTGCCCAG AAATTCCTTGCCAGGTACGGATGGATGAAGCCAATTGATTGGGAGGGTCGCTGGCTGTCAGACCCAGCCTATGAAGATCCAGCACCCCCAGACCTGAGCAGGCTCATCCAGGAGGACATCGAGGTTCCAAACCAAGCGAAACAGCAGGTGGAGAGTCCGGCCTTTACCCGGGCTCTGAAAGCGTTCCAAGGAATGACAGGGCTGCCCGTCACCGGAATCCTGGACCCAGCCACAAGAGAGGCCATGAACAGCCCCCGGTGTGGGGTGCCAGACCACGAGTCGGCCAGGGACACTGAGGGCGAGGGCAACCAGACAGCGCAGGGTCGAATGGTGAGCCACACCAAGAGGTTCTTACGCCATCTCTTCTTCCGCGGCCCGAAGGCccgagggaggaggagggaggtggCAGATGGCAATGTCTCTGGCCTGGCGTTCCGGAAACGGAGACTGAAGTGGCGCCTGCTGAGCGAGGGTTACAGCACGCAGCTGTCGGTGCTTGAGCAGAGAGCAGCGATTCGACTGGCTTTCAGGCTGTGGAGCGAGGTCACACCCATCGACTTTGAGGAGGATCAGATGTCCCCTGCCTCACTGCTGGACATCACGCTCGCGTTTGGAACCG GACGGCACTTGGGCTGCTCGCAAGCGTTTGACGGAGCTGGGCAAGAGGTGGCACACTCCTGGCAGCGTGGAGCCATTCACTTTGACGACGACGAACATTTCACAGCAGCGAGTAACAACCAGGGCATCAGCCTGCTCAGG GTGGCCGTGCATGAGGTGGGCCACGTCCTGGGGCTGCCGCACACATACAGCAGGGGGTCAATTATGCAGCCCAACTACAGTGCCGTGGGCAAAGGCACTGAGCTCgactggacagacaggaaggccATTCAGCAACTGTATG GGGTCTGCGAGGGTCCGTTTGACACCGTGTTTGACTGGGTTCGACGTGAGAGGGGTCAGGATGGCAAGGTGACGCTGGCTTTCAACACTTACTTCTTCCGAGACAGCTGGTTCTGGATGTACGAGAACAGGAACAATCGCACGCGGTATGGTGACCCGCTGCCCATCTGCAGTGGTTGGCATGGCATTCCCACAGCGAGAATCGACGCCTTCGTTCACGTCTGTACCTGGCCTAAGGACGCCTCTTACTTCTTCAAAG GCACTCGCTATTGGAGATATGACAATTTCAATGACCGTGCATACCCAGAGGATTCGCATGGTGTCAGGTATCCCAAGCTCATCTCCAGTGGATTCCCTGGTATTTCTGGGCCCATCAACGCGGCTTTCTTTGACAGACGTGACCAATGCatctacttcttcaaaaacaacCAG GTTACAGCATTCAATGTCAACACCAACATGAAGGTACCTGGGTATCCCAGGAGAATCACTGATGCCTTCCCGGCCCTGGTCCCTGGAGATCACCCAGTGAGCAACCTGGATGCAGCCTACTATTCCTACACCCACAGAGCCACCTTCCTGTTCAAAGGTCTTTACTTTTGGCGTGCGGTGAACAGACGTGACAGGCTTAGCAGCCCCAATCTGCCTTACAATGGTCTGCAGCCCAAGCGCAAGGTCAGCGAGCAATGGCTGGACATCTGCAATGTGCACCCCTCTGCCATTGCCTGA